A genomic stretch from Marinobacter fonticola includes:
- a CDS encoding inositol monophosphatase family protein, translated as MQPAIKMALRIARQGSEYLKAHFERQDPAASDDAGARQQLERAEASLYTNFSEQLQKAYKDHYIAPAGDIEASGHELSWHIFPLIGGENFLRGIPDFALALVQKKQDRAEHLLLVNPITGEEYSASRGHGAALNSRRIRMSGSQQMAKATVSTNVLNFTRETDEPLVWGELISTLAWESAQVRTCGCVLLDLARVSAGHLDSVVLFRPTAVELSLGLLLTHETGGLSGDFAGNPSSQGSHQLVIANPKLFKDVLKTLHPFRGRLPR; from the coding sequence GCCAGGGTTCCGAGTACCTCAAGGCCCATTTTGAACGTCAGGACCCTGCCGCCTCAGATGACGCCGGCGCCCGACAGCAACTGGAACGCGCTGAAGCCTCTCTCTATACCAATTTTTCCGAGCAACTCCAGAAAGCGTACAAGGATCACTATATCGCTCCGGCAGGCGATATTGAGGCCTCGGGCCACGAACTGAGCTGGCACATTTTTCCTCTCATCGGCGGCGAAAATTTCCTGCGGGGCATTCCCGATTTTGCACTGGCCCTGGTTCAGAAGAAACAGGACCGGGCCGAGCATTTGCTTCTGGTGAATCCAATTACCGGGGAAGAATACTCTGCCAGTCGCGGACATGGTGCCGCCTTGAATAGCCGCCGAATCCGCATGAGCGGCTCCCAGCAAATGGCCAAGGCCACGGTTTCGACAAACGTGTTGAACTTTACACGCGAAACCGACGAGCCCTTGGTCTGGGGCGAACTGATCAGCACCCTTGCCTGGGAGTCGGCACAGGTGCGTACCTGCGGTTGCGTTCTGCTGGACTTAGCGCGCGTCAGCGCCGGCCACCTGGATAGCGTTGTTCTGTTCCGCCCGACAGCGGTTGAGTTATCGCTGGGCTTGCTGCTGACTCACGAAACCGGAGGACTGTCCGGCGACTTCGCGGGCAATCCGTCCAGCCAGGGAAGCCACCAACTGGTCATCGCCAATCCCAAGCTGTTCAAGGATGTCCTGAAGACCCTGCATCCGTTCCGCGGAAGACTGCCTCGCTAA
- the secF gene encoding protein translocase subunit SecF, with protein sequence MAKLTEKTINFMGIRRIASVVSLASVALSIVILAINGLNLGLDFTGGTSVEFSYEQAPSLEDVRQTLDEAGYDEFVVQNFGDETSVLVRLRQDFDDELASRITGDLRAAGDNLDMVRAEFVGSQVGDQLKEDSGLGLLLALFVVLIYVGMRFQFKFGVASVLPLAHDVIVVLGIFSLFQWTFDLSVLAALLAVIGYSLNDTIIVSDRIRENFRKLRTGTTEEVVNHSITETLSRTLNTSGTTLAVLLSLYFLGGEAIHNFSVALIIGIIVGTYSSIYVSANLLIVLGVTRDDLIVPPKEGAAGQEEEEQPPEWLNRM encoded by the coding sequence ATGGCTAAACTGACCGAAAAAACCATCAATTTTATGGGGATCCGGCGCATTGCGTCGGTGGTGTCCCTGGCATCCGTCGCGCTTTCCATAGTGATCCTGGCGATTAACGGCTTGAATCTCGGCTTGGACTTTACGGGCGGCACGTCTGTCGAGTTTTCCTACGAACAGGCGCCGTCGCTCGAAGACGTCCGCCAGACGCTGGATGAGGCGGGCTACGATGAATTCGTGGTGCAGAATTTTGGCGACGAAACCTCCGTGCTGGTCCGTCTGCGCCAGGATTTCGACGACGAGCTGGCGTCTCGCATTACGGGAGACCTCAGAGCAGCCGGTGACAATCTAGACATGGTTCGAGCCGAATTCGTCGGATCGCAAGTCGGCGACCAGTTGAAGGAAGACAGCGGGCTGGGGCTTTTGCTGGCACTGTTCGTCGTGCTGATTTACGTTGGGATGCGTTTCCAGTTCAAGTTCGGTGTTGCTTCGGTATTGCCATTGGCCCACGACGTTATCGTGGTTCTCGGGATCTTCTCTCTGTTCCAATGGACGTTCGATCTAAGCGTGCTTGCGGCCCTGCTGGCGGTTATCGGTTACTCGCTGAACGATACGATTATCGTGTCTGACCGTATCCGGGAGAACTTCCGCAAGCTACGCACGGGTACGACGGAAGAGGTGGTGAACCACTCCATCACCGAGACTTTAAGTCGAACACTGAACACTTCCGGCACCACGCTGGCGGTACTATTGTCGCTTTATTTCCTGGGTGGCGAGGCCATCCACAATTTCTCCGTGGCTTTGATCATCGGGATTATTGTGGGTACCTATTCTTCTATCTATGTATCGGCGAATCTGTTAATTGTGCTTGGTGTGACGCGAGACGACCTGATAGTCCCGCCGAAAGAAGGCGCAGCCGGACAGGAAGAGGAAGAGCAGCCGCCGGAGTGGCTCAACCGGATGTGA